In the Caldanaerovirga acetigignens genome, one interval contains:
- a CDS encoding lactate utilization protein — MVEPKEILDWTYEQKCLKAVESLKKNGFTAVYCKTRKEAIDYILDQAKEASTIGFGGSMTLVELNVTEALTEMGKELLNHNAPNLSPEEKMAIRRRQLTCDLFLTSTNALTITGCLVNVDGTGNRAASMFFGPRKVIIIAGRNKIVGSIEEGLNRIKTYAAPANARRLNLSTPCADTGFCSGCNSPARICRITTILEKKPLLTDIHVLVVNEYLGF, encoded by the coding sequence GTGGTTGAACCTAAGGAAATTCTTGATTGGACCTACGAGCAAAAATGTCTAAAAGCAGTGGAGTCCCTGAAGAAAAATGGTTTTACAGCCGTGTATTGCAAGACTAGAAAGGAGGCCATTGATTACATACTCGATCAAGCAAAAGAAGCCTCCACCATAGGGTTTGGAGGCTCAATGACGCTGGTGGAATTAAACGTGACCGAAGCTCTAACGGAAATGGGCAAAGAGCTTTTGAATCACAACGCACCGAACCTTTCTCCTGAAGAAAAAATGGCCATAAGACGCAGGCAACTTACGTGCGATCTTTTTCTTACCAGCACCAACGCTCTCACAATAACCGGCTGCCTCGTCAACGTTGACGGCACAGGAAACCGCGCAGCATCCATGTTTTTCGGCCCCCGAAAGGTTATAATCATAGCGGGCAGGAATAAAATAGTCGGCAGCATAGAAGAAGGTTTAAACAGGATAAAAACGTACGCCGCACCGGCCAACGCAAGGCGGCTTAATTTGTCCACTCCTTGCGCCGACACCGGATTTTGCTCGGGCTGCAATTCTCCCGCGCGCATCTGCCGCATAACCACTATTCTGGAGAAAAAGCCCTTACTTACCGACATCCACGTCTTAGTCGTAAACGAGTACCTGGGCTTTTAG